The nucleotide window CTATGTGTACAAAGTGCTGAAGCAGGTCCATCCGGACACCGGTATCTCGTCTAAGGCCATGGGCATCATGAACTCGTTCGTCAACGACATCTTCGAGCGCATCGCGGGCGAGGCGTCGCGCCTGGCGCATTACAACAAGCGTTCGACCATCACATCCAGGGAGATCCAAACGGCCGTGCGCTTGCTGCTGCCCGGGGAGCTGGCCAAGCACGCCGTGTCCGAGGGCACCAAGGCTGTCACCAAGTACACCAGCGCCAAGTAAACAGTGAGTTGGCTGCAAACAATTTAACGGCTCTTTTAAGAGCCACCATATGCTCAATAGAGAGAGCTGGTGCTGGTTTTGTTTCTGCGCTGGGCCTTCGTAGCTCATTACAGTATTTAGTCTGCGAAGTAGAGCAATTACTGAACAGTCCTTTAGGACTTTACTGTCACGGTAAGCTTGAGATACGCTAACCTCAAAAATGTTACCTGACCCTGGCAAAGCTCTGGAACTCCTTGTAACCCTGCCCTGGCCTTTTCATTGTCGTTTAGGTACTTCGTATATTTAAAAGGGTTCAGGTACCAGTTGTTACCATTTAGGGTTAAGTAACGAGGGaggagttaatttttaaattcgtAATAAATCCAAATACTCATGGCTCTGGGACAAAGAATTGGATTCCTGCGGGGTGCAGAGATTGCGCGGGCAGTTTAAATTTGCCCGGGTGCCCGCTCTTTCCCTCCATGGCCTGATTGGTTGCCGGCATCCAGGAAGAGACCGGGGCTTTCGGTGCGCGGGAGGAATCCACTTCCTGCTTCTCAGTCTAGCACACAGAAGCTCTTTAATAAACATTTTCGGGTAGTtcctgcttttttcatttttgtctttttcttagtgCATTTTCCCTTTCGAGAATGagatttaattaaaaatcaaaattttcttTGGAGAGAAGGGAACTTGGTGGACGTGATTTTCAGCCTGAG belongs to Orcinus orca chromosome 10, mOrcOrc1.1, whole genome shotgun sequence and includes:
- the LOC101274434 gene encoding histone H2B type 1-J-like; this translates as MPEAAKSAPAPKKGSKKAVTKAQKKDGKKRKRSRKESYSIYVYKVLKQVHPDTGISSKAMGIMNSFVNDIFERIAGEASRLAHYNKRSTITSREIQTAVRLLLPGELAKHAVSEGTKAVTKYTSAK